From one Leifsonia soli genomic stretch:
- the mraY gene encoding phospho-N-acetylmuramoyl-pentapeptide-transferase has product MRALLTSGALSMAFTLFLTPLFIRLFRRLQWGQFIRDDGPQSHHAKRGTATMGGIVVILGTLFGYFTALLLTGDETSVSALLVLFLMVGLGVVGFIDDFLKTRRERSLGLTGWAKVAGQVIVATVWAFLAIRFPNGNGYTPATMTVSFIRDLPAIDFGSITKFGVIGVLVGYGLYLIWINFLVAATSNGVNVTDGLDGLASGASILAIGAYIIIGFWQSIQSCANAKLSVENVAKCYDVRDPFDLAIVATAIVGAVVGFLWWNTSPAQIFLGDTGSLALGGAVAALAILSRTELLLVLIGGIFVIEAGSVIVQRAYFKLTHGRRIFLMSPIHHHFELKGWAEVTVVVRFWIIGGLLVAAGVGSFYLEWLAT; this is encoded by the coding sequence GTGAGAGCCCTGCTGACCTCCGGTGCGCTGTCGATGGCGTTCACGCTCTTCCTGACCCCGCTCTTCATCCGGCTGTTCCGCCGGCTGCAGTGGGGACAGTTCATCCGCGACGACGGACCTCAGAGTCACCATGCCAAGCGGGGCACGGCCACGATGGGCGGCATCGTCGTCATCCTCGGAACGCTGTTCGGCTACTTCACGGCGCTCCTGCTGACCGGAGACGAGACGAGCGTCTCGGCGCTCCTCGTGCTGTTCCTCATGGTGGGACTGGGCGTCGTCGGCTTCATCGACGACTTCCTCAAGACCCGGCGCGAGCGGAGCCTCGGGCTGACCGGCTGGGCCAAGGTCGCCGGGCAGGTCATCGTGGCGACCGTGTGGGCGTTCCTCGCCATCCGCTTCCCGAATGGGAACGGCTATACCCCGGCGACGATGACCGTGTCCTTCATTCGCGATCTCCCGGCGATCGACTTCGGTTCGATCACCAAGTTCGGCGTCATCGGGGTGCTCGTCGGCTACGGCCTCTACCTGATCTGGATCAACTTCCTGGTCGCCGCGACCTCGAACGGCGTCAACGTCACGGACGGCCTCGACGGGCTCGCGTCCGGTGCGTCCATCCTGGCGATCGGCGCATACATCATCATCGGCTTCTGGCAGTCGATCCAGTCGTGCGCGAACGCGAAGCTGAGCGTCGAGAACGTGGCGAAGTGCTACGACGTGCGCGATCCCTTCGACCTCGCGATCGTCGCTACGGCGATCGTCGGCGCTGTCGTCGGGTTCCTCTGGTGGAACACATCGCCCGCGCAGATCTTCCTCGGCGACACCGGCTCGCTGGCGCTCGGCGGCGCGGTCGCCGCCCTCGCCATCCTGAGCCGCACCGAGCTGCTGCTCGTCCTCATCGGCGGCATCTTCGTCATCGAGGCGGGGTCGGTGATCGTGCAGCGCGCGTACTTCAAACTGACGCACGGCAGACGCATCTTCCTGATGAGCCCCATCCATCATCACTTCGAACTGAAGGGATGGGCGGAGGTGACGGTCGTCGTCCGGTTCTGGATCATCGGCGGCCTGCTCGTCGCCGCCGGCGTCGGTTCGTTCTACCTGGAGTGGCTGGCCACATGA
- a CDS encoding UDP-N-acetylglucosamine--N-acetylmuramyl-(pentapeptide) pyrophosphoryl-undecaprenol N-acetylglucosamine transferase, with amino-acid sequence MTRYLLAGGGTAGHVNPLLAVADRLRRDQPDAEVLVLGTKEGLEARLVPQRGYELATIPKLPFPRRPNAAALRFPGEYRRSISTVRALIRDRGIDAVVGFGGYAAAPAYSAARREGVPLVLHEANARPGLANRLGARYTPWVGVAFEGTPLPHPTFVGMPLRVEIEQLDAAAARPQAAAEFGLDPDRPTLLVTGGSLGARRINQTIVARAAELTAAGWQVLHIQGGKGELTDPGVEHYRLVDYCDRMDLAFALTDVAVARAGAATVCEFAALGIPAVYVPFPIGNGEQRFNAAGVVEAGGGVLVDDAAFTPDWVDGNLLPLLADRGRVAEMARRAASVGVRDGSDRMVALIRSAL; translated from the coding sequence ATGACGCGGTACCTTCTCGCCGGCGGGGGCACCGCCGGCCACGTGAACCCCCTGCTCGCCGTCGCCGACCGGCTGCGTCGTGACCAGCCGGATGCGGAGGTGCTGGTGCTCGGGACGAAGGAGGGGCTCGAGGCCCGTCTGGTCCCGCAGCGGGGCTACGAACTGGCGACCATCCCGAAGCTCCCGTTCCCGCGCCGCCCGAATGCGGCAGCCCTGCGCTTCCCCGGCGAGTACCGGCGCAGCATCTCGACGGTCCGTGCGCTGATCCGCGACCGCGGGATCGACGCGGTCGTCGGCTTCGGCGGCTACGCCGCCGCTCCCGCATACTCGGCGGCCCGCCGCGAGGGCGTCCCGCTCGTGCTGCACGAGGCGAACGCGCGGCCGGGACTCGCGAACCGGCTCGGCGCCCGCTACACCCCGTGGGTCGGCGTGGCGTTCGAGGGCACCCCGCTGCCGCATCCCACGTTCGTCGGCATGCCGCTGCGGGTGGAGATCGAACAGCTGGATGCCGCCGCCGCGCGCCCGCAGGCCGCCGCCGAGTTCGGACTCGACCCGGACCGGCCGACCCTGCTCGTCACGGGCGGCTCCCTCGGCGCACGCCGGATCAACCAGACCATCGTCGCGCGGGCCGCCGAACTGACGGCCGCGGGCTGGCAGGTGCTGCACATCCAGGGCGGCAAGGGCGAGCTGACCGACCCGGGCGTCGAGCACTACCGGCTGGTCGACTACTGCGACCGCATGGATCTCGCCTTCGCGCTCACCGATGTCGCCGTCGCCCGGGCGGGCGCCGCCACCGTGTGCGAGTTCGCCGCGCTCGGCATCCCGGCGGTGTACGTGCCGTTCCCGATCGGCAACGGCGAGCAGCGGTTCAACGCCGCGGGCGTCGTCGAGGCCGGCGGCGGCGTGCTGGTCGACGACGCCGCGTTCACCCCGGACTGGGTGGACGGCAACCTGCTGCCGTTGCTGGCGGATCGCGGGCGCGTGGCCGAGATGGCGCGCCGGGCCGCGTCCGTCGGCGTCCGCGACGGATCCGACCGCATGGTCGCGCTCATCCGCTCGGCGCTCTGA
- the ftsW gene encoding putative lipid II flippase FtsW encodes MTSPPRVPTRGRTERPGPAAPPSEPRSGAAARIGALTTRIQLGRGMTSESANYFLLLGITLFMVVFGLVMVLSSSSVEAHNDDDNFFSRFWSQGAYTLVGLPLMFLVSRIPRAFWRKTIWFFLGAACFLQLLVLLTPLGVEIGGNRNWLRIGSVTAQPSEAIKLALVVWLGVVLARKRDVLDQWKHVAVPVVPIAGGAVALVLLGGDLGTTMILAALILGALYFAGVRMRYLATGVVAVGALAIVVALSSASRVGRIAAYFGGTSVANPDVDWQIKNGFYALASGGVFGVGLGNSHSKWSWLPAADTDFIFAIIGEELGLIGAVLVLLLFVMLAVVFLRIIHASTDPFARVTTAAIMVWLIGQAFVNIAVVLGVIPVLGVPLPLISAGGTAMISSMIAIGIVLSFARQSHRDSLSASETGSAGRGA; translated from the coding sequence ATGACGAGTCCGCCCCGCGTCCCGACCCGCGGCAGGACTGAGCGCCCGGGCCCGGCGGCTCCTCCGTCCGAGCCGCGTTCCGGTGCCGCCGCCCGCATCGGTGCGCTGACGACGCGCATCCAGCTGGGCCGCGGGATGACCTCCGAGTCGGCGAACTACTTCCTGCTGCTCGGGATCACCCTGTTCATGGTCGTGTTCGGCCTGGTGATGGTGCTGTCCTCCTCGTCGGTGGAGGCCCACAACGACGACGACAACTTCTTCTCCCGGTTCTGGTCGCAGGGCGCGTACACGCTGGTCGGCCTGCCGCTGATGTTCCTGGTCTCGCGGATCCCGCGCGCGTTCTGGAGGAAGACGATCTGGTTCTTCCTCGGCGCCGCCTGCTTCCTCCAGCTGCTCGTGCTGCTCACGCCGCTGGGCGTCGAGATCGGAGGCAACCGCAACTGGCTGCGCATCGGCTCGGTGACCGCCCAGCCGTCGGAGGCCATCAAGCTCGCGCTCGTGGTGTGGCTGGGGGTCGTCCTCGCCCGTAAGCGCGACGTGCTCGACCAGTGGAAGCACGTCGCCGTGCCCGTCGTCCCGATCGCGGGAGGCGCTGTCGCTCTCGTGCTGCTCGGCGGCGACCTGGGAACGACCATGATCCTGGCGGCGCTCATCCTCGGCGCCCTGTACTTCGCGGGCGTCCGGATGCGGTACCTGGCCACCGGCGTCGTCGCCGTCGGGGCGTTGGCGATCGTCGTCGCCCTGTCGAGCGCCAGCCGTGTGGGCCGCATCGCCGCCTACTTCGGCGGGACGAGCGTGGCCAACCCGGACGTCGACTGGCAGATCAAGAACGGCTTCTACGCCCTCGCCTCCGGCGGCGTCTTCGGTGTCGGGCTGGGCAACTCGCACTCGAAGTGGTCGTGGCTGCCCGCAGCGGACACCGACTTCATCTTCGCGATCATCGGCGAGGAGCTCGGACTCATCGGCGCGGTCCTCGTGCTCCTGCTCTTCGTGATGCTGGCGGTCGTCTTCCTGCGCATCATCCACGCATCCACCGATCCGTTCGCGCGCGTGACGACGGCGGCCATCATGGTGTGGCTGATCGGCCAGGCGTTCGTCAACATCGCCGTGGTCCTGGGGGTGATCCCGGTGCTGGGCGTACCGCTCCCACTGATCTCTGCGGGTGGGACTGCGATGATCAGTTCCATGATCGCCATCGGAATCGTGCTGTCGTTCGCGCGGCAGTCGCACCGTGACTCCCTGTCGGCCTCCGAGACCGGTTCGGCGGGCCGCGGGGCATGA
- the ftsZ gene encoding cell division protein FtsZ yields the protein MTAQQNYLAVIKVVGIGGGGVNAVNRMIELGLRGVEFIAINTDAQALLMSDADVKLDVGREITRGLGAGADPEVGRRAAEDHAEEIEEALAGADMVFVTAGEGGGTGTGGAPVVARIAKSIGALTIGVVTKPFSFEGKRRQQQAEAGVQRLKEEVDTLIVVPNDRLLEISDRGISMLEAFSTADQVLLAGVQGITDLITTPGLINLDFADVKSVMQGAGSALMGIGSSRGADRAIKAAELAVASPLLEASIDGAHGVLLSIQGGSNLGIFEINDAARLVQEAVHPEANIIFGAVIDDTLGDEVRVTVIAAGFDGGEPSTRPAAVDARRASFVEAGSEESQVASSAEVEAGEIPAPVTTDAWHTGESPVAEAAQQKDPAFDDENDDLDIPDFLK from the coding sequence GTGACAGCACAACAGAACTACCTCGCCGTGATCAAGGTCGTCGGCATCGGCGGAGGCGGCGTCAACGCCGTCAACCGCATGATCGAGCTCGGCCTCCGCGGCGTCGAGTTCATCGCCATCAACACGGACGCGCAGGCGCTGCTGATGAGCGACGCCGACGTGAAGCTCGACGTCGGCCGTGAGATCACGCGCGGCCTCGGCGCCGGAGCGGACCCCGAGGTAGGCCGTCGCGCCGCCGAGGACCACGCGGAGGAGATCGAGGAGGCCCTCGCGGGCGCCGACATGGTCTTCGTCACCGCCGGAGAGGGCGGCGGCACCGGAACCGGTGGAGCCCCCGTCGTCGCGCGCATCGCGAAGTCGATCGGCGCGCTCACCATCGGTGTGGTCACCAAGCCGTTCTCGTTCGAGGGCAAGCGCCGCCAGCAGCAGGCCGAGGCCGGCGTGCAGCGCTTGAAGGAAGAGGTCGACACCCTCATCGTGGTGCCGAACGACCGGCTGCTGGAGATCAGCGACCGCGGCATCAGCATGCTCGAGGCGTTCTCCACCGCCGACCAGGTGCTCCTCGCCGGTGTTCAGGGCATCACCGACCTCATCACCACCCCCGGCCTGATCAACCTCGACTTCGCCGACGTGAAGTCGGTCATGCAGGGAGCCGGCTCCGCCCTCATGGGCATCGGCTCCTCGCGCGGCGCCGACCGGGCGATCAAGGCGGCCGAGCTGGCCGTCGCCTCCCCGCTGCTCGAGGCCTCCATCGATGGCGCCCACGGCGTCCTGCTCTCCATCCAGGGCGGATCGAACCTCGGCATCTTCGAGATCAACGACGCCGCCCGCCTGGTGCAGGAGGCTGTCCATCCGGAGGCCAACATCATCTTCGGTGCGGTCATCGACGACACCCTCGGCGACGAGGTGCGCGTGACCGTCATCGCGGCCGGATTCGACGGCGGCGAGCCGAGCACGCGGCCGGCCGCGGTGGATGCGCGCCGCGCCAGCTTCGTCGAGGCGGGCTCCGAGGAGTCGCAGGTGGCCTCCTCCGCCGAGGTCGAGGCCGGCGAGATCCCCGCGCCCGTGACCACCGACGCCTGGCACACCGGCGAGAGCCCGGTGGCCGAGGCGGCCCAGCAGAAGGACCCGGCGTTCGACGACGAGAATGACGACCTCGACATCCCCGACTTCCTCAAGTAG
- a CDS encoding FtsQ-type POTRA domain-containing protein, with amino-acid sequence MKRPQGYDRREVPATPPAPARHEPEARDERRQDAAPAGRIGTVTEPIPVIRDTPTAPPGETPAARPSRADRTAETSPYSRLPTNREIDKALRAARRERKRLERGEVRRFTKRSRRRRIAWLAAAAVVAGLVLSVALVAYSPLLALKHIQVTGTSRLDATTIEKKLSDQLGTPLPLLDQAGISSDLAAFPLIRSYTVESHPPDSIVIRVVERQPVGVIQQGAAYTLVDAAKVPISSSEKRPDGYPLIAASGAAADVDADSGFAAAASVLSALPDDVRAQVDTIAAKTKDDVSFTLRGTGATVVWGSAEDSSLKAADLGALLKSAPGSSRYDVSSPHSVTTG; translated from the coding sequence GTGAAGCGTCCTCAGGGGTACGACCGGCGGGAGGTGCCGGCGACGCCGCCCGCACCGGCGCGGCACGAGCCGGAGGCCCGGGACGAGCGACGGCAGGATGCCGCGCCCGCGGGCCGTATCGGCACGGTGACCGAGCCCATCCCGGTGATCCGAGACACACCGACCGCGCCGCCGGGCGAGACCCCGGCCGCACGGCCCTCCCGTGCCGACCGGACGGCCGAGACCTCGCCGTATTCGCGGCTCCCCACCAACCGCGAGATCGACAAGGCGCTCCGGGCGGCGCGCCGGGAGCGCAAGCGCCTCGAGCGGGGCGAGGTGCGCCGCTTCACCAAGCGGTCGCGCCGCCGCAGGATCGCCTGGCTGGCCGCCGCCGCCGTGGTCGCGGGCCTCGTGCTCTCCGTCGCGCTCGTCGCGTACTCCCCGCTGCTGGCGCTGAAGCACATCCAGGTGACGGGCACCTCCCGGCTGGACGCCACGACCATCGAGAAGAAGCTGTCCGATCAGCTGGGCACGCCGCTTCCGCTGCTCGACCAGGCGGGCATCTCGAGCGACCTCGCGGCGTTCCCGCTCATCCGCAGCTACACGGTGGAGAGCCACCCGCCCGACTCGATCGTGATCCGCGTGGTGGAGCGGCAACCGGTCGGCGTCATCCAGCAAGGGGCCGCGTACACGCTGGTGGATGCGGCCAAGGTGCCGATCTCGAGCAGCGAGAAGCGCCCGGACGGCTACCCCCTGATCGCCGCGAGCGGCGCGGCGGCCGACGTGGATGCGGACTCCGGGTTCGCCGCCGCCGCCAGCGTCCTCAGCGCCCTTCCCGACGACGTCCGCGCGCAGGTCGACACGATCGCGGCGAAGACCAAGGACGACGTGAGCTTCACCCTCCGGGGCACCGGTGCGACCGTGGTGTGGGGGAGCGCGGAGGACTCGTCGCTCAAGGCGGCGGACCTCGGCGCCCTGCTGAAGAGCGCGCCGGGATCCTCCCGGTACGACGTCTCGTCGCCCCACAGCGTGACGACGGGATGA
- the murC gene encoding UDP-N-acetylmuramate--L-alanine ligase, producing MTIKPDLTLALPEELGKLHFVGIGGSGMSGIARLFLEAGYTVTGSDVRHSANIDTLRNLGATIAIGHDAANVGDADTLVVTGALWQDNPEYQLALSKGLPVLHRSQALAWLINRTRLVAVAGAHGKTTSTGMIITGLLGLGEDPSFVNGGVIASLGTSSRTGTGELFVVEADESDGSFLLYDTAVALITNVDPDHLDHYGSLEAFEDAFVAFAREADEFVVVSSDDPGAVHVTRRLREQAPDKRVVTFGEAEDADVRVHSIVTDGPVSFTLRYRGEDYSARLRVPGRHNAINAGGAFAVLTGLGFDPAASLAAIAEFGGTERRFELHGTVGGVSVYDDYAHHPTEVAAALSAARTVVGDGRIIAVHQPHLYSRTRLFAREFAETLERYADETVVLDVYGAREDPEPGVTGALVADRFEHPERVAFIADWQEAADHTAQIAREGDFVITLGCGDVYRIVPQLLDSLRREHPDAPGA from the coding sequence GTGACGATCAAGCCCGACCTGACCCTCGCCCTCCCGGAGGAGCTCGGAAAGCTCCACTTCGTCGGCATCGGCGGCTCTGGGATGAGCGGCATCGCCCGCCTGTTCCTCGAGGCCGGCTACACCGTGACCGGATCGGACGTGCGGCACTCCGCGAACATCGACACCCTGCGGAACCTCGGAGCGACGATCGCCATCGGCCACGACGCCGCGAACGTCGGCGACGCCGACACGCTGGTCGTCACCGGCGCCCTCTGGCAGGACAACCCGGAGTACCAGCTGGCGCTCTCGAAGGGTCTCCCGGTGCTGCACCGGTCGCAGGCCCTCGCCTGGCTGATCAACCGCACGCGGCTGGTCGCCGTCGCCGGCGCGCACGGCAAGACGACCTCAACCGGCATGATCATCACCGGCCTCCTCGGCCTCGGCGAGGACCCGAGCTTCGTGAACGGCGGGGTCATCGCCTCCCTCGGCACGAGCTCGCGGACAGGCACGGGCGAGCTGTTCGTGGTCGAGGCGGACGAGTCGGACGGCTCGTTCCTGCTCTACGACACGGCGGTCGCCCTGATCACCAACGTCGACCCGGACCACCTCGACCACTACGGCTCGCTGGAGGCGTTCGAGGACGCCTTCGTGGCCTTCGCCCGCGAAGCGGACGAGTTCGTCGTCGTCTCGTCCGACGACCCCGGCGCGGTCCACGTCACCCGCCGGCTGCGCGAGCAGGCGCCGGACAAGCGCGTCGTCACCTTCGGCGAGGCGGAGGACGCGGACGTGCGCGTCCATTCCATCGTCACCGACGGCCCGGTGTCGTTCACGCTGCGCTACCGGGGCGAGGACTACTCGGCACGGCTGCGGGTACCAGGGCGCCACAACGCCATCAACGCGGGCGGCGCGTTCGCGGTGCTGACCGGCCTCGGCTTCGACCCGGCCGCCTCGCTCGCCGCCATCGCCGAGTTCGGCGGGACCGAGCGCCGCTTCGAGCTGCACGGAACGGTCGGAGGCGTCAGCGTCTACGACGACTACGCGCACCACCCCACCGAGGTCGCCGCCGCGCTGTCCGCCGCCCGCACCGTGGTCGGCGACGGCCGGATCATCGCCGTCCACCAGCCGCACCTGTACAGCAGGACGCGCCTGTTCGCCCGGGAGTTCGCCGAGACCCTCGAGCGCTACGCCGACGAGACCGTGGTGCTCGACGTGTACGGAGCGCGCGAAGACCCGGAGCCCGGCGTGACGGGGGCCCTCGTGGCGGACCGCTTCGAGCATCCCGAGCGGGTGGCCTTCATCGCCGACTGGCAGGAGGCCGCCGACCACACCGCTCAGATCGCCCGGGAGGGCGACTTCGTGATCACCCTCGGCTGCGGCGACGTGTACCGCATCGTGCCCCAGCTGCTCGACTCGCTGCGCCGGGAGCACCCGGACGCACCCGGCGCGTAG
- a CDS encoding UDP-N-acetylmuramoyl-tripeptide--D-alanyl-D-alanine ligase: protein MIALTLAEIAEATRGTLLLDGTHVSPETAVSGPSTTDSREVVPGGIFFAKPGEVTDGHLFAPQAVEAGAALVVVDHPLQLPVPQLLVDDTVVALGDLATEVIARVRALGRLKIVGITGSNGKTTTKNLLRAVLEQVGPTIAPRASFNNEVGAPVTMLQVTEETQFLVAEMGASGIGEIARLVRMARPDVGVVLKVGLAHAGEFGGIEKTLQAKTEMVTDLLESDVAVLNIDDPRVATMADKTAARVLWFGLDERADVRATDVVSDRRGTSFTLHLPSRDGGDGPGSEPQSRPVRFQVLGEHHVMNALAAAASAYVLDVDIDTIVSALQTVKTAERWRMEVMGGTEVTVINDAYNASPDSMSAALKTLAQIAEPDGRTIAVLGEMSELGEFSGEEHDRIGLLAVRLGIDQLVIVGPSARRMHISAINEGSWDGESLYFDTQDAAFDHLSGALLPGDTVLVKSSNSAGLRFLGDRLGESFS from the coding sequence ATGATCGCTCTCACCCTGGCCGAGATCGCCGAGGCGACCCGCGGCACGCTGCTGCTCGACGGCACCCACGTCTCGCCGGAGACCGCGGTCTCTGGACCCTCCACGACGGATTCGCGCGAGGTCGTCCCCGGCGGGATCTTCTTCGCCAAGCCCGGCGAGGTGACCGACGGCCACCTGTTCGCCCCGCAGGCGGTGGAAGCGGGCGCCGCTCTCGTCGTGGTCGACCACCCGCTCCAGCTGCCGGTCCCTCAGCTTCTGGTCGACGACACCGTGGTGGCCCTCGGCGACCTCGCCACCGAGGTCATCGCCCGCGTGCGTGCCCTCGGACGGCTCAAGATCGTCGGGATCACCGGATCGAACGGCAAGACCACCACAAAGAACCTGCTCCGGGCCGTGCTCGAGCAGGTTGGTCCGACGATCGCTCCGCGCGCCTCCTTCAACAACGAGGTCGGCGCGCCCGTGACCATGCTGCAGGTGACGGAGGAGACGCAGTTCCTCGTCGCCGAGATGGGGGCGAGCGGCATCGGCGAGATCGCGCGCCTGGTGCGCATGGCGCGGCCGGATGTCGGTGTCGTCCTCAAGGTCGGGCTCGCGCACGCGGGCGAGTTCGGCGGCATCGAGAAAACCCTGCAGGCCAAGACCGAGATGGTCACCGACCTGCTGGAATCGGATGTCGCCGTGCTCAACATCGACGACCCGCGCGTGGCGACGATGGCGGACAAGACCGCCGCCCGCGTGCTCTGGTTCGGGCTGGACGAGCGCGCCGACGTGCGCGCGACCGATGTGGTGTCCGACCGCCGCGGCACCTCCTTCACCCTGCACCTCCCGTCGCGCGACGGCGGAGACGGCCCCGGCTCGGAGCCGCAGTCGCGTCCCGTGCGGTTCCAGGTGCTCGGCGAGCACCACGTCATGAACGCCCTGGCCGCTGCGGCCTCCGCGTACGTCCTCGACGTCGACATCGACACGATCGTGTCGGCCCTCCAGACCGTCAAGACGGCGGAGCGCTGGCGGATGGAGGTCATGGGCGGCACCGAGGTGACCGTCATCAACGACGCGTACAACGCGAGCCCGGACTCCATGTCGGCCGCGCTGAAGACTCTGGCGCAGATCGCCGAGCCGGACGGCCGCACCATCGCCGTGCTGGGCGAGATGAGCGAGCTGGGGGAGTTCTCGGGCGAGGAGCACGACCGCATCGGCCTGCTGGCGGTCCGGCTCGGCATCGATCAGCTCGTGATCGTCGGCCCCTCCGCGCGCCGGATGCACATCTCGGCGATCAACGAGGGCTCCTGGGATGGCGAATCCCTCTACTTCGACACGCAGGACGCGGCGTTCGACCACCTCAGCGGTGCTCTGCTCCCGGGTGACACGGTGCTGGTGAAGTCCTCCAACTCGGCCGGGCTGCGCTTCCTGGGCGACCGACTGGGAGAATCGTTCTCGTGA
- the murD gene encoding UDP-N-acetylmuramoyl-L-alanine--D-glutamate ligase: MTASNDALAERLAALTSWHHDWSGLRVAVYGLGVTGFSVADTLAELGAQVLVVAAKADDERRMLLEVIGAELVEEPDLATPPDRLVAFDPELVIASPGFHWDHPLLVWAEQRGTAVWGDIELAWRLRDKVARPDGRQGPADWICVTGTNGKTTTVQLTATMILAGGNRVAPCGNIGVPVLDAIRDPEGYDVLVVELSSYQLHWVNRNAGGELSPFSAACLNIADDHLDWHGSLEAYIAAKAKVYDNTRVACVYNKADENTLRMVEEAEVVEGARAIGFGLGVPGPSDFGIVDGILCDRAFLDDRANAALELTTLDELQEAGLSAPHVVANILAASALARSYGVPPQVIRDVLTAFRLDAHRIELVRVQGGVNWVDDSKATNPHAADASLRAYPSVVWLVGGLLKGVDVDALVARHVGRLRGAVVIGVDRAELVAAFRRHAPDLPVLEVDADETDEVMPTAVRLAGGLAREGDTVLLAPAAASMDQFADYAERGRRFQSAVNEYVGGEADDESAPRPDPRQD; this comes from the coding sequence ATGACGGCCTCGAACGACGCCCTCGCGGAGCGCCTCGCTGCGCTGACCAGCTGGCACCACGACTGGAGCGGCCTGCGGGTCGCCGTGTACGGTCTCGGCGTCACCGGGTTCTCGGTGGCCGACACGCTCGCCGAGCTGGGCGCCCAGGTGCTGGTCGTCGCCGCGAAGGCCGACGACGAGCGGCGGATGCTGCTGGAGGTCATCGGCGCCGAGCTTGTCGAGGAGCCGGATCTGGCGACCCCGCCGGACCGCCTCGTCGCGTTCGACCCGGAGCTGGTCATCGCGTCGCCGGGCTTCCACTGGGACCACCCGCTGCTGGTCTGGGCCGAGCAGCGCGGCACCGCCGTCTGGGGCGACATCGAACTCGCCTGGCGGCTGCGCGACAAGGTCGCGCGGCCGGACGGCCGTCAGGGCCCGGCCGACTGGATCTGCGTCACCGGAACGAACGGCAAGACGACCACCGTGCAGCTGACCGCGACGATGATCCTCGCCGGCGGCAACCGCGTCGCTCCGTGCGGCAACATCGGCGTGCCCGTGCTCGATGCCATCCGCGACCCGGAGGGCTACGACGTGCTCGTGGTCGAGCTCTCCAGCTACCAGCTGCACTGGGTCAACCGCAATGCGGGCGGTGAGCTGTCACCGTTCTCGGCGGCCTGCCTGAACATCGCCGACGACCATCTGGACTGGCACGGCTCTCTCGAGGCGTACATCGCCGCCAAGGCCAAGGTCTACGACAACACCCGCGTCGCCTGCGTCTACAACAAGGCCGACGAGAACACCCTGCGCATGGTCGAGGAGGCGGAGGTCGTCGAGGGCGCGCGCGCCATCGGCTTCGGTCTCGGCGTCCCCGGCCCGAGCGACTTCGGGATCGTGGACGGCATCCTCTGCGACCGCGCCTTCCTCGACGACCGCGCGAACGCGGCGCTCGAGCTGACCACGCTCGACGAGCTGCAGGAGGCCGGGCTCTCCGCGCCGCACGTCGTCGCGAACATCCTCGCCGCCAGCGCTCTCGCCCGGTCGTACGGCGTGCCTCCCCAGGTCATCCGGGATGTGCTCACGGCCTTCCGGCTGGACGCGCACCGCATCGAGCTGGTCCGCGTCCAGGGCGGGGTCAACTGGGTGGACGACTCGAAGGCCACCAACCCGCACGCCGCCGATGCGTCTCTGCGCGCCTACCCGTCCGTGGTGTGGCTGGTCGGCGGCCTCCTGAAGGGCGTCGACGTGGATGCGCTGGTCGCCCGGCACGTCGGCCGGCTCCGCGGCGCCGTCGTGATCGGCGTCGACCGCGCGGAGCTCGTCGCCGCATTCCGGCGACACGCGCCGGACCTTCCCGTGCTGGAGGTCGACGCCGACGAGACTGATGAGGTCATGCCGACGGCGGTCCGACTGGCCGGTGGTCTCGCTCGCGAGGGGGACACCGTGCTGCTCGCTCCGGCGGCGGCGTCGATGGACCAGTTCGCCGACTATGCAGAACGAGGCCGCCGCTTCCAGTCGGCCGTGAACGAGTACGTGGGAGGTGAGGCGGATGACGAGTCCGCCCCGCGTCCCGACCCGCGGCAGGACTGA